A genomic stretch from Falco cherrug isolate bFalChe1 chromosome 1, bFalChe1.pri, whole genome shotgun sequence includes:
- the ZNF518B gene encoding zinc finger protein 518B, with protein sequence MQLKKMREILPRLYPGQVNDKNNSLTTSPKQSPEDKTNPSKGDDDQNCCYQGTEAENNQLSLISCIKCRSVQRISMQDTEKHKKFGWTEDKNFICKKCSHITPPVFHFVPEGANAVEKHEKKSPSKAQRTFKVKNFLPGKYYCDKCRFSTKDPLQYKKHVGQHEEIKFICFHCSYVSYTKGEFQRHLVKHTGVFPYQCEYCEYGAVRHDYIVKHTRRVHETPTKRLSKNIINHKQKKQSQSILFEKQKFDKIPFQNELPNSSSNMVCEVPGKATKTVCLSRDVECSVNMAPVQDKTVLEPSEISVCENQSVEVEVYSPKTEPLEPGMPLTVIAPSELVVPSNCLAQIVEIKIVNGAQQLVLKLIPMKEATYKPVNNPEEELENQGMERSAEGRKTSSVSQNELLTMEVNVDKLSSVSSQLNLDSTYDKNSECLCSSDSQISDYNSVSVHREEASKLCFHLVKGIDVHSGVIELCSQSLVINSTEKKNNLKSSRWEVDGKNNLHYDLYCYEEGADIPCPKYAAISEDKSYENTSVEAAQEGKKSSVVLEQKDPLPLKSDDKECRSLPVSSTETHLAGNGFDKKSVTPSEARKNLNVTKIPPCKDLTFDFSKAKRAETVSQKNSHLVESLELQKMENKGNPLEGPVISSVFSLSSGAENVPEGVRWDDTTCSKKSATLLCRKIAQLMSAAESNMKSMPMRCQASSRKVLFHQENSSGCERVSAAEVEQPASLPPGHGGNSVINSEEHSKDQFLTFARTSKSRVTKNSHVATPVFIPKGTMLRVLNATSSQNSNGIENRSETSASVYCNEMFLPRPVPVSVSETVSNLPCLPNQSEWNAESRSISLRQRPRREAGVKNHSKQTGVPFQKSSDLNKQSRPYSKSQLGPKNKAKQSSFRELSKRKTRTQSETSSDMSYLLTARRLRLVPLRMNQLIKCPRRNQPVVVLNHPDVDSPEIINVMKTINKYKGQVLKVVLSERTSSCLGVKRYRKRLTLQNVEIGNQVKKQSMLKMKLKKTHKNNYQVVENSPAETLQCLFKCWFCGRVYMDQEEWISHGQRHLIEATKGWDVLSLSAKKH encoded by the coding sequence atgcagttgaaaaaaatgagggaaattTTACCAAGATTGTACCCTGGCCAAGtcaatgataaaaataattctttaactACATCCCCAAAGCAATCTCCTGAGGATAAAACAAATCCATCAAAAGGGGATGATGACCAAAACTGTTGCTACCAAGGGACTGAGGCTGAGAACAATCAGTTGTCACTGATAAGCTGTATAAAATGCAGAAGTGTTCAGAGAATTTCAATGCAAGATACAGAGAAGCATAAGAAGTTTGGGTGGACTGAAGACAAAAATTTCATCTGCAAGAAGTGCAGTCATATTACACCAccagttttccattttgttcctGAGGGTGCCAATGCTgttgaaaaacatgaaaagaaatccCCAAGTAAAGCCCAGAGAACGTTTAAAGTTAAAAACTTTCTGCCAGGTAAATACTACTGTGATAAATGCAGGTTTTCAACAAAGGATCCTTTACAGTATAAGAAGCATGTAGGTCaacatgaagaaattaaatttatctGTTTCCACTGTAGTTACGTATCCTACACCAAAGGAGAATTCCAGAGGCATTTGGTAAAACACACTGGGGTTTTTCCATATCAGTGTGAATACTGTGAATATGGTGCTGTTAGACATGACTATATAGTAAAGCATACAAGAAGAGTACATGAAACACCCACAAAACGGCTGTCAAAAAATATCATAAACCACAAGCAAAAGAAGCAGAGtcaaagcattttatttgaaaagcagaaatttgataaaattccttttcagaATGAACTTCCAAATTCGTCTTCAAATATGGTTTGTGAGGTTCCAGGTAAAGCAACTAAAACAGTCTGTTTGTCTCGTGATGTAGAATGTAGTGTAAACATGGCACCAGTCCAGGATAAAACAGTATTGGAGCCATCTGAAATAAGCGTATGTGAGAATCAAAGTGTGGAAGTTGAGGTTTATTCTCCAAAAACAGAGCCTTTAGAACCTGGGATGCCTTTAACAGTAATTGCACCATCTGAACTTGTAGTTCCTTCTAACTGCTTAGCCCAGATAGTAGAGATTAAAATAGTGAATGGAGCACAACAGCTGGTTCTTAAACTAATTCCTATGAAAGAAGCGACTTATAAACCTGTGAACAATCCTGAAGAGGAACTTGAGAATCAAGGTATGGAACGATCTGCAGAAGGACGAAAAACATCTTCTGTGTCTCAGAATGAGTTACTAACCATGGAAGTGAATGTTGACAAACTCTCCAGCGTTAGTAGCCAGCTTAATTTGGATAGTACCTATGACAAGAATTCTGAATGTCTTTGTTCTTCTGATTCTCAAATCTCAGACTATAACTCTGTATCTGTACATAGGGAAGAGGCGTCAAAATTGTGCTTTCATTTAGTGAAAGGTATTGATGTCCATTCAGGTGTTATAGAACTTTGTTCTCAGTCTCTGGTGATTAATAGTaccgaaaaaaaaaataatctcaaatcCTCACGGTGGGAAGTagatgggaaaaataatttacattatgACTTGTATTGTTATGAAGAAGGTGCGGATATACCCTGTCCAAAATATGCTGCTATTTCTGAAGATAAAAGTTATGAGAACACTTCAGTagaggctgctcaggagggCAAAAAATCTTCTGTAGTCCTTGAACAAAAGGATCCATTGCCTCTAAAAAGTGATGACAAAGAGTGTAGGAGTCTGCCAGTCAGCTCTACAGAGACACATTTAGCTGGTAATGGTTTTGATAAAAAAAGTGTTACACCTtctgaagcaagaaaaaacctgaatgtTACTAAAATTCCACCTTGCAAGGACCTGACTTTCgacttcagcaaagcaaagagaGCTGAAACAGTAAGTCAAAAGAACAGTCATCTTGTGGAATCATTAGAACTacagaagatggaaaataaaggcAATCCTCTTGAAGGACCTGTTATTTCGTCTGTGTTTTCTCTTAGCTCTGGAGCTGAAAATGTTCCAGAGGGTGTCAGATGGGATGACACAACATGCAGTAAGAAGTCAGCAACATTACTGTGTAGAAAGATTGCTCAGCTTATGTCTGCTGCTGAATCTAACATGAAATCTATGCCTATGAGATGTCAAGCTTCTAGTAGAAAGGTGCTTTTCCATCAAGAAAATTCATCAGGCTGTGAGAGagtttctgctgctgaagtgGAACAGCCTGCATCTTTGCCTCCAGGGCATGGTGGAAACAGTGTCATTAACAGTGAAGAACACAGTAAAGATCAGTTCCTTACATTTGCAAGAACATCTAAAAGCAGGGTAACTAAAAATTCCCATGTTGCTACTCCAGTGTTTATTCCCAAAGGGACAATGCTGAGAGTGCTGAATGCTACTAGCAGTCAAAACTCAAATGGAATAGAAAACAGGAGTGAAACATCAGCTTCTGTGTATTGCAATGAAATGTTTCTGCCTCGCCCAGTTCCTGTCAGTGTTTCTGAGACAGTTAGTAATTTGCCATGTTTGCCTAATCAGAGTGAATGGAATGCTGAGTCCCGAAGTATATCACTCAGGCAAAGACCAAGGCGAGAGGCAGGTGTTAAAAATCATAGCAAACAAACTGGTGTaccatttcagaaaagcagtgatTTGAATAAGCAAAGCAGACCCTACTCAAAAAGTCAACTAGGTCCCAAAAATAAGGCAAAACAATCAAGCTTCAGGGAACTTTctaagaggaaaacaagaactCAGTCGGAGACCAGTTCTGACATGTCTTATCTGTTGACAGCAAGACGTCTTCGGCTTGTCCCTCTGAGAATGAATCAGTTGATAAAATGCCCTCGTCGTAACCAGCCAGTTGTGGTACTAAACCATCCTGATGTTGACTCACCAGAGATAATTAACGTCATGAAGACTATCAACAAGTATAAAGGTCAAGTCCTGAAAGTAGTTCTGTCAGAAAGGACAAGTAGTTGTCTGGGTGTCAAACGTTACCGAAAGCGTCTTACTCTTCAGAATGTTGAGATAGGAAACCAAGTGAAAAAACAGAGTATgctaaaaatgaaactaaaaaagACCCATAAAAACAACTACCAAGTGGTGGAAAATTCACCAGCTGAAACACTTCAGTGTCTGTTTAAGTGTTGGTTTTGTGGAAGAGTATATATGGACCAAGAAGAATGGATAAGTCATGGGCAGAGGCACTTGATAGAGGCAACGAAAGGCTGGGATGTTCTGTCTCTTTCAGCAAAAAAGCACTAA